The genome window CGAGTTCGATATCTACGGCCTCAGCTTCGTCAATCACCCGATCACCGAAACTTGCCACATTCTCGCGAAGCCACGCTACCGCGATGCATCGCAAGGCATCACCTACACGCCAACTGGTCCCGATACCGCGAAAGTCGTCTTTGATGAGCCACAACGTGCACTCGCATCCGGACAAATCATCGGCTTCTACGATGGCGAAACACTTCTAGGTGGCGGATTTTATCAGTAATCCTCAAAGGCGATATCCGCGATTCACATGACACATGGCCAGTGGAGTGGCGGAGTGACATCATTCTACTACATCAAAATAGCTCGCTATATCAATCGGGGACGAGCCGGACGTCTCATTTGTCATCTCTAACCAACTGGTCACCGCAAACTTGCCCGCTCCTTCAATGTTGTCTCTCAAGGCTTCATCGAAATGAAAGACCCCCCCGCCTACAATCGTTGCATTCAATGCGACAACACCACCATAAACATTACCACTGCTTCCGCCTCCATTTATGGTGACATCCCCATTCGGAGCATAGACACTCGCAGCCAACACACCATTGCCAGCGACCTTGATAGTTTGCCCGGCACTGCTGCCATCCATTTCAGCGGTTCCAATCACTGAAAAATCAGAGGCGACTCCTCCATCATTAGTCACACCATTACCACCGATGTCCAAATTGTTCGCCGTATAAATTGTTAACGAACTCCCTTTATCCTTATCATCAAACTCAGTTGAATTCGCAGTGTCATCCAAAACGACAGACGCCTTACCTGAAACACTAACATCACCAGACATGACAAAGACGACATGGCCCACTATCGTCAAGGCCGCCTTTCCCGATAGAGAAATCCCGCTAACATCATAATATAGGGGATTATCCGCATCATTCGATCCCACGATCGGCATTGTCCCATTGATGTTTACAGTTGGATAAAAACCAGATGGTTGGTCAGCTACAGGATAATCTGCATAAAAGTCAGAAGTAATACGATCCGGCTGATTCTCCCCGGCATTCTCCCCATCATAAGTCGTTACGGCACCATTATTCTTCACTTCTGCAGACGAGTTAGCATCCGTCTGCACATAGCCGTAGACCGTTCCATTCCCGACCTTTAACACCCCTCCAGAATCGTCTAGAAACGCACTAGCGACATAGATATCATCATTCCGATTCTTATACACCCCACTTTCAAGCGTTCCATACCCGACAGCAGCGCCATCCGAATTAACTTCAACATCATATGGACCATAATTTGAATTAAAACTATCCAGAGTTACGTTACTCCCGCTAAAGCTAATGCCATTGCGCGAAGCAAAACCCTTTTCGAATGGTTGAAACCCAGTAGTCAAATCGACTTTAACTTGTTTTGTAACAACTGGCATGACATCGCTATAGATACTGCCTTCCGAATAAACAGTAGGATTGGAGCTATTTGCATTAAAAATTACATACTGAACATCTCCCGTAACCCCGGCATCTGCCAAGAAATTCGCACTTGCGCCTGTTCGTTGAGAACCGCTGCCAGAACCAGCACTCAAGTCGGCAATCGCCATTTCAACACCCGACTCCGCGAGATTCAAACAGGAGGCATATAGTGACGAACGAACAGCAGCACGATGCTCATTACCAGCCATTTTCAAATATGAGACCGAGAGCGCTCCGATCACAAATGCAAAAATAACGGCTGTAATAAGAGCCGATCCAGAATCGCGGCGCGCTCCAGAAAGTAATGCAACAGATGTATTATTTTTTTTCATAATTTTATGCCTCCATGGGGATATTTACTTGATCCTATATAACCCTAAAAATCACATATTACGCATAAGGAAACGGGCAGAGATAATATAGTCAGAATTTGTTTGTGAAATAACGTTTTTCACTAACTTAGCATTAATCTGAACGGTCTTTGCTTCATTCAGGATAGATGTATCACCAGTCACGTCCACATCCGAGCGATTGTAAAAAATCATTTCAAAAGTTTCGACGTCTTCAAAGAGCACATCAGTTTTTAAGAGCGTCCCGCCACTGGAGTATTTCTTACGGGTAAAATCACTCGTATTCGGATCATACTTATAATTGATGGTATAGCCGCCAGCCTCAGCAGGCAGAACACACTCAAATTCATTCGCAGTCGCTACCTGAAGCGACTGTGTCGCATGAACGTCGCGGGAGAAATGCTCCAAGGTTTGGCGACTACTGCTGCTCATCGCACCATAATTCCCCAAGCTGACCATTCCTTTACTAAAAACCAGAAAAGTCGCCATTAAAGAAGCCATAACCATCGAGAAGACGGTAAGTGTCACCATAATCTCGACCAATGTAAAACCTCGTGTCTTTGGAGGCATCAGCCTTCTACCATTCATTCGAGGTTCTGAAAATCTATTGGATATAATCATAAAGCCCACCTTTTGTATATTGTGATATATATGTCCGATTATGAGGACGACCGCCAAGATCGACCCACGCTACATCCAAAGTCACGATCCTCACATCCCCTGAACCACTCACGTCACGCTGCATGGTATATACGTCGTATGCTGTTTCGCTAAACTCATTCGCCAATGACACATCGGACTCATTGACCAACGCGATCACCTCATCCCAAGGCATAGAACGAATGCGTTCAATCTCACTCTGCATAATTTGAGCAGAACGTGTGTGATGCCTTGAATTCTCAACCAGTGCCAGTCCCGACTTCAAACAAGCCATTCCAGAGACAATGACTATTGCAAATATCGCCATCGCGATCATCACTTCAATCAGTGAAAATCCTGCCTGTTGATTTTTCGAAGAACTCATATTAATTAAATATGCCAATGAAAGCAAAGATGACAAGAAGATTGGACATTTTGATTAATCGTAAACACTTAATAATAAGGATTTAACATATCACACGAAATCTAAGCGAACACCCTCAGCTATATTACGTATCAGCCGAACGAGCACCTGAGCCGTTCCCCTTATAAACAACAAATTTATGTCACCGAAAAAACTCATTTCCTGGAACGTCAACGGCATCCGCGCCGCCATCAAAAAGGGCTTCGAATCCTTTCTCGATAGCGAATCGCCAGATGTTATTTGCCTGCAAGAGACCAAAATTTCGCAAGACCTAGTCGATGGCTTTGCATTTGTCGGTTACCCGCACACTTACTGGAATTGCGCCGTAAAAAAGGGCTATTCTGGCACAGCAATCATCAGTAAAACAGCGCCACTCTCGGTGCAATACGGCCTCGGCATCGAAAAACACGACAATGAAGGTCGCGTCCTGACCGCCGAGTTTGAAGACTACTTTCTCGTCACGGTTTACACACCCAACGCGCAAGGTCACGACGAGAACAAGCGCCCCAAGCGCCTCGACTACCGCACCAAGGAGTGGGACGTAGATTTCCTCGCGCATTGCAAAGCCCTTGAAGCGACCAAACCAGTCATCTTCTGCGGTGACCTCAACGTCGCCCACAAGGAAATCGATCTGACCAATCCAAAGCCAAATCGTAAGAACGCAGGATTCACCGACGAGGAGCGTGCTGGTTTCGATGCGATCGTCGAAGCTGGATTCGTCGATAGCTTCCGCCAGCTCTACCCTGAGACTCCCGAACGCTACAGTTGGTGGTCGTATCGTGCAGCGGCTCGCTCACGAAATATCGGGTGGCGCATCGACTATTTCTGCGTCTCAGAGACATTCGCTCCGCAAATCAAGGATGCACTCATCCTCGATCAAGTCTTAGGCTCGGATCATTGCCCAGTCGCGCTGCTTCTAAGCTAATTGCTTCGCCATCTCCGGACTTCGGCGAGCTCAGTCGTGCCGCAGACCTCCGTCCTAATTCGTAATTCTAAATTCAAAATTCTAAATTCTGAATGCACCCATTCACGTCAGATCCCACCGGTAGTGTGGCTCATATAGGCGAAGTCGTATTGATTGACAAGATCAGCACGTGGCTTGGTTCGGTCAGCCCATCCGCACCACACGGCATCGGCGACGATTGCGCCGTGCTGGAGCCGATTGCGTCCGGTCGGCAGATCCTGACAGTCGATAGTGTCAGTTACGGGCAACATTTCGACGCCAGCGTGTCTCCCGAAGAGGCAGGCGCGAAGTTAATCAAGCGTAACCTCAGCGACATCGCCGCCATGGGAGGCGTGCCCGGCCCTGCGGTGTTGGCGCTACTTTGCAGCTCAGATCTTTCGATTGTTTGGCTGGAACAGTTCTTCGCAGGCATTCGCCAGACCTGTGAGCGCTACGGCGTGTCACTCGTTGGCGGCGACATCAGCAGTCTCGCTGCAAGTAACTTCTCGGCGGTGCTCACACTCACCGGAACAGCACAAACTCCGAAGCTTCGCAGCACCGCAATACCCGACGATCACATCTACGTCACGGGCACCTTGGGCGGCTCTATTCTCGGCAAGCACTATACGTTCGAGCCACGCCTCGACGAAGGTCGGTGGCTCGCTCAGAGGATGCATTGCAGCGCACAGATG of Lentimonas sp. CC4 contains these proteins:
- a CDS encoding prepilin-type N-terminal cleavage/methylation domain-containing protein; translated protein: MIISNRFSEPRMNGRRLMPPKTRGFTLVEIMVTLTVFSMVMASLMATFLVFSKGMVSLGNYGAMSSSSRQTLEHFSRDVHATQSLQVATANEFECVLPAEAGGYTINYKYDPNTSDFTRKKYSSGGTLLKTDVLFEDVETFEMIFYNRSDVDVTGDTSILNEAKTVQINAKLVKNVISQTNSDYIISARFLMRNM
- a CDS encoding prepilin-type N-terminal cleavage/methylation domain-containing protein codes for the protein MSSSKNQQAGFSLIEVMIAMAIFAIVIVSGMACLKSGLALVENSRHHTRSAQIMQSEIERIRSMPWDEVIALVNESDVSLANEFSETAYDVYTMQRDVSGSGDVRIVTLDVAWVDLGGRPHNRTYISQYTKGGLYDYIQ
- a CDS encoding exodeoxyribonuclease III yields the protein MSPKKLISWNVNGIRAAIKKGFESFLDSESPDVICLQETKISQDLVDGFAFVGYPHTYWNCAVKKGYSGTAIISKTAPLSVQYGLGIEKHDNEGRVLTAEFEDYFLVTVYTPNAQGHDENKRPKRLDYRTKEWDVDFLAHCKALEATKPVIFCGDLNVAHKEIDLTNPKPNRKNAGFTDEERAGFDAIVEAGFVDSFRQLYPETPERYSWWSYRAAARSRNIGWRIDYFCVSETFAPQIKDALILDQVLGSDHCPVALLLS
- the thiL gene encoding thiamine-phosphate kinase, with amino-acid sequence MHPFTSDPTGSVAHIGEVVLIDKISTWLGSVSPSAPHGIGDDCAVLEPIASGRQILTVDSVSYGQHFDASVSPEEAGAKLIKRNLSDIAAMGGVPGPAVLALLCSSDLSIVWLEQFFAGIRQTCERYGVSLVGGDISSLAASNFSAVLTLTGTAQTPKLRSTAIPDDHIYVTGTLGGSILGKHYTFEPRLDEGRWLAQRMHCSAQMDLTDGLAKDLKALLPVNSHAALDLDKIPIALAAKALSKQSGRSAMEHACCDGEDYELLFTMNPQVDRHSFETDWAKQFPETELTHIGVIRPSSSMGSLIDSQTNTALPWTHGFEHLKSE